In one Hippocampus zosterae strain Florida chromosome 10, ASM2543408v3, whole genome shotgun sequence genomic region, the following are encoded:
- the prx gene encoding neuroblast differentiation-associated protein AHNAK isoform X42 translates to MDPEPSNEQTDQTTVEAAEPPVEIVVETEAEAGASGYSVTGGGERGIFIKDVLKDSPAAKHLSLQQGDQLLSAKVYFDNVRYEDALKILQCAEPYKVSFLVKRTVQGEEVCVRPRLPSVDIKGPKAKMTKMSVKAIKPFKAKKKRGGRFGLKRLKEKRREELVIEGTPPRLEMSDVDVEFCLPRFKPRRSDQVKAEGGAAAKPKRKIRFPRMKIKSHGGKEDSGGLKAKVKVSPAEIPGVKAKAKGKGHKFEISFPKSKDTKSGSVELKKPDVNIPSPSVEFSLPAGKVVDVEMGGESLNSPDVDFALPSFKADTTLLAQKGKVGIKGPKVEVRGDDAKVMKGKVDVETGKGDGKLQMPNLKLPKMRLVGDLDETDDKMKVKAGGEISVPTVEIKGGSSTVLPEAHVNKGGILENVPSVPSVDISFPKVKGTSNMDIKTTIRKPGMDFSVSDVDFNVERIPDEVEGSFKGPEISMPKLDFSLPKIGVSDKDVASAGSEGKFCPPSAEVGVDMSHYIGGDGKFTLPNFNVSQSQKGNLTGPGVEGEFKLPSVDLTLPKGKDVDPEMPDVNISLPKISLPEGGIKLKGTDFKEGKMDFPDIDVSLPKGKLEGGLELEGPDIKGGKFKMPTFDVSLPKVNLPESGVKLKGPELKGGKMEIPDLNVSLPRGKVEGGVEVQGPDVKGGKFKMPTLDVSLPKVNLPEGDVKLKGPELKGGKMEMPDIDVSLPKGKFEGGVEVQGPDVKGGKFKMPTLDVSLPKVNLPEGGVKLKGPELKGGKMEGPDVDVSLPKVEADFDIEAPKVKGGKFKMPTLDVSLPNVTLPEGGVKLKGPELKGGRMEMPDIDVSLPKGKFEGGVEVQGPDVKGGKFKMPTLDVSLPKVNLPEGGVKLKGPELKGRKMEIPNIDVSLSKGKVEGHVDIEGQDLKGGKLKVPTLDVSLPEVKGPNLEGSKLDIPDIDVCLPKGKARGEIGIEGHVDKGGKFHMPSVDIYLPKMKTKGPDIDIQSPDIKVGEVTMPAVDVSLPKIKSPEVDVSLEGPDVKGGKVAIPAMTGLTGEGAGSGSFKHGTVKLPTVDISAPKVDIDFGLPKPKGDDVKVALLKPEGSRPSSGGSFDSPNVSFKVPSFTLPRFGGKSKSGQLEVSGQSSEVNISLGEPSVESGLENKVTSKKVKLKKPFIGIPKMDADASVSCPELDVNVKKGDIDIPQPDTSVDVERKGRFNAPDVTIKLPKFSMPGFASKDGDLGKPSGDLEAKAKAKIPSVELSLSATKSPEKEVLLPNAEVDVLECDIRTYEGGIPKKPAIDVNVPKVDLAVPLPKIKLESSYEREGTKFKIPHVDLSLPKGKVDSMPKGKPLNIETPEVELKMQSVDVSFPKAPDADFHGHGQGDFKTPHATTDLPDATIQRIDISIRKDKSDVHAKGEQTGLKLKMPSLDIACPKGDLELDMRLRKGDTKGLECHGETNSKVKGPKVKGTKFNIGMPKKKTGVSVKSEHEIENIEPGLTSTIQNGHKEGNMNIQMPCVTLPSVSVKSKEDSEESGLPSSCTAIPRIPDIDFDIGTAQDEEDDKLGKKIKIPKFGVPLPSLSSREGRMEIRGPETKYEGPKVKKAVFVLVNPSQRDEVTLNTGDAKVKIPKFQTNTIETSVSTPGMSVCTSQLRSTDDTLKPEAPSSKFHFETDARLHRGFKDEGVAASGKVKLPKVEFTSPYGKKAAGDASLEIATRLGKPSSSGEAPKGLQIKPGNVSFEGFVDESSKDVVTQHSRTQMLHQDSSASPASFTMEFSSSKVQTWSKGDIKGDPQGIEAPPWFKVPKFTLKPHSTGFLQITPEGSPQAQRRGELGGEANMLGSFCQHSSGITTREVSTPGGGGSVTVVTKTTRTKRHSTPAETSAGVSVATTHPPSDL, encoded by the exons ATGGACCCGGAACCTTCTAACGAGCAGACA gACCAGACCACGGTGGAAGCCGCGGAGCCTCCGGTGGAGATCGTGGTGGAGACTGAGGCGGAGGCTGGAGCTAGTGGCTATAGCGTGACCGGCGGTGGAGAGCGAGGCATCTTCATCAAAGACGTCCTCAAGGACTCACCAGCTGCCAAACATCTCAGCCTGCAGCAAG GTGATCAGCTGCTGAGCGCCAAGGTCTATTTTGACAATGTGCGTTATGAAGATGCTCTGAAGATCCTCCAGTGCGCTGAGCCCTACAAAGTCAGCTTCCTGGTCAAGAGGACGGTCCAGGGGGAGGAGGTCTGCGTGCGGCCCCGCCTGCCCAGTGTGGACATCAAAGGTCCCAAAGCCAAGATGACCAAAATG AGCGTGAAGGCGATCAAGCCATTCAAGGCCAAGAAGAAGAGAGGCGGTCGCTTTGGTCTGAAGAGGCTCAAGGAGAAACGGCGCGAGGAGCTGGTGATCGAGGGAACGCCACCCCGGCTGGAGATGAGCGATGTGGACGTTGAATTTTGCCTCCCCAGGTTCAAACCCAGGCGGAGCGACCAAGTGAAGGCAGAAGGAGGTGCTGCAGCAAAGCCAAAGAGGAAAATCAG GTTTCCTCGGATGAAGATAAAAAGTCATGGGGGAAAAGAGGACAGCGGAGGACTGAAAGCAAAGGTGAAGGTCTCCCCGGCTGAGATTCCAGGAGTCAAAGCGAAAGCCAAAGGAAAAGGTCACAAGTTTGAAATTAGCTTTCCCAAGAGTAAGGATACCAAGTCTGGATCCGTGGAACTGAAGAAGCCGGATGTCAACATTCCGTCGCCGTCTGTAGAGTTCAGTTTGCCTGCTGGGAAAGTTGTAGATGTGGAAATGGGGGGAGAATCATTAAATTCTCCAGATGTGGATTTTGCCCTCCCCTCATTCAAAGCTGACACAACTTTGCTTGCTCAGAAGGGAAAGGTGGGAATTAAAGGTCCAAAAGTTGAAGTAAGAGGCGATGACGCCAAAGTTATGAAGGGAAAAGTTGATGTTGAAACAGGCAAAGGTGATGGAAAACTGCAAATGCCAAACTTGAAACTCCCCAAAATGAGACTGGTGGGTGATTTGGATGAGACCGATGACAAAATGAAGGTCAAAGCAGGAGGAGAAATCAGTGTTCCAACTGTGGAAATAAAGGGGGGAAGTAGTACTGTTCTCCCTGAAGCACATGTCAACAAAGGAGGGATTTTAGAAAATGTTCCATCTGTGCCTTCGGTCGACATCTCTTTTCCCAAAGTCAAAGGAACATCAAATATGGATATAAAGACAACAATAAGGAAGCCTGGAATGGACTTCTCTGTGTCAGATGTGGACTTCAATGTTGAGAGAATTCCAGATGAGGTGGAGGGCTCTTTTAAAGGACCTGAAATTTCCATGCCAAAACTTGATTTCTCTTTGCCAAAGATAGGAGTGTCTGACAAGGATGTGGCTAGTGCAGGAAGTGAAGGGAAATTCTGTCCTCCTTCAGCTGAGGTTGGAGTAGACATGAGCCATTATATTGGTGGAGATGGGAAGTTCACCCTACCTAATTTTAATGTATCTCAATCACAAAAAGGTAATCTGACAGGACCGGGTGTTGAAGGAGAATTCAAGTTGCCTAGTGTGGACCTGACGCTTCCCAAAGGCAAAGATGTGGACCCCGAGATGCCAGATGTTAACATTTCTTTACCAAAGATCAGTCTTCCAGAGGGTGGTATCAAGCTAAAAGGCACGGACTTCAAGGAGGGGAAAATGGATTTTCCAGACATTGATGTTTCACTTCCCAAAGGAAAACTTGAAGGTGGACTAGAGCTTGAAGGCCCTGATATCAAGGGAGGaaaattcaaaatgccaacatttgaTGTTTCTTTACCTAAAGTCAATCTTCCAGAGAGTGGTGTTAAACTAAAAG GTCCAGAACTCAAGGGAGGGAAAATGGAAATTCCAGACCTCAATGTCTCACTCCCCAGAGGAAAGGTTGAAGGTGGCGTTGAAGTTCAAGGCCCTgatgtcaaaggaggaaagttcaaaatgccaacgtTGGATGTGTCTTTACCAAAAGTCAATCTTCCGGAGGGTGATGTGAAACTCAAAG GTCCAGAGCTCAAGGGAGGGAAGATGGAAATGCCAGACATTGATGTCTCACTTCCCAAAGGAAAATTTGAAG GTGGTGTTGAG GTTCAAGGCCCTgatgtcaaaggaggaaagttcaaaatgccaacgctGGATGTTTCTTTACCAAAAGTCAATCTTCCGGAGGGTGGTGTCAAACTAAAAGGTCCAGAGCTCAAGGGGGGAAAGATGGAAGGACCAGATGTTGATGTCTCACTTCCCAAAGTTGAGGCAGATTTTGATATTGAAGCCCCAaaagtcaaaggaggaaagttcaaaatgccaacgctGGATGTTTCTTTACCAAATGTCACTCTTCCAGAAGGTGGTGTCAAACTAAAAG GTCCAGAGCTCAAGGGAGGGAGGATGGAAATGCCAGACATTGACGTCTCACTTCCCAAAGGAAAATTTGAAGGTGGCGTTGAGGTTCAAGGCCCTgatgtcaaaggaggaaagttcaaaatgccaacgctGGATGTTTCTTTACCAAAAGTCAATCTTCCGGAGGGTGGTGTCAAACTAAAAG GTCCAGAACTCAAGGGACGGAAAATGGAAATTCCAAACATCGATGTCTCACTTTCCAAAGGAAAAGTTGAGGGGCATGTTGACATTGAAGGCCAAGATCTCAAAGGAGGGAAGTTGAAAGTGCCAACATTGGATGTTTCTTTACCAGAAGTAAAAGGTCCAAACCTTGAAGGAAGTAAGCTTGATATTCCAGACATTGATGTGTGTCTTCCCAAAGGAAAAGCAAGGGGAGAAATTGGAATTGAAGGACATGTTGACAAAGGAGGAAAGTTCCATATGCCCTCTGTGGATATTTATCTtcctaaaatgaaaacaaaaggtcCTGACATAGACATTCAAAGTCCTGACATTAAAGTTGGAGAAGTCACCATGCCAGCGGTTGATGTTTCCCTTCCGAAAATTAAATCCCCAGAAGTAGATGTCAGTTTGGAAGGTCCTGATGTAAAAGGCGGGAAAGTTGCCATCCCAGCAATGACTGGACTGACAGGAGAAGGTGCAGGTTCAGGCTCTTTTAAACATGGGACAGTCAAACTTCCAACGGTTGACATTTCAGCTCCGAAGGTGGATATTGACTTTGGCCTCCCTAAACCAAAAGGTGACGATGTGAAAGTGGCGCTTCTGAAACCAGAGGGAAGCAGGCCTTCTTCTGGGGGAAGTTTTGATTCGCCCAATGTTTCTTTCAAAGTCCCTAGTTTTACACTTCCCAGGTTTGGTGGCAAGTCCAAGAGTGGCCAATTGGAGGTGTCGGGACAAAGCTCAgaggtcaacatttctctcgggGAGCCATCCGTGGAGTCGGGTTTGGAGAATAAAGTGACAAGCAAAAAAGTGAAACTCAAAAAGCCCTTCATTGGAATACCCAAAATGGATGCAGATGCGTCTGTGTCTTGTCCTGAATTAGATGTCAATGTTAAAAAGGGGGACATTGACATTCCTCAACCAGATACTAGTGTTGATGTAGAAAGGAAAGGTCGTTTCAATGCACCCGATGTCACGATCAAACTCCCAAAGTTCTCCATGCCAGGATTTGCTTCaaaagatggagatttgggaaAGCCAAGCGGTGACCTTGAAGctaaggccaaggccaagataCCCTCAGTTGAGCTATCACTTTCCGCCACTAAATCACCAGAAAAGGAGGTTCTTCTTCCCAATGCAGAGGTGGATGTATTGGAGTGTGACATCCGAACCTATGAGGGAGGAATTCCCAAAAAGCCTGCTATTGATGTGAATGTGCCCAAAGTAGACCTGGCTGTGCCACTTCCCAAAATAAAACTTGAGTCTAGTTATGAGAGAGAAGGAACAAAATTCAAAATTCCTCATGTGGACTTATCCTTGCCAAAAGGAAAAGTTGACAGCATGCCAAAAGGCAAACCTTTAAATATTGAAACACCAGAAGTTGAACTCAAAATGCAGTCAGTAGACGTGTCCTTTCCCAAAGCACCAGATGCTGACTTCCATGGACATGGACAAGGTGACTTTAAGACACCACATGCAACCACTGACCTCCCAGATGCGACAATCCAAAGGATAGACATATCCATCCGCAAAGACAAAAGTGATGTGCATGCAAAGGGAGAGCAAACGGGTCTGAAACTGAAGATGCCAAGCCTGGATATCGCATGTCCAAAAGGAGACCTGGAGCTGGATATGCGACTTCGGAAAGGAGACACCAAGGGGTTAGAATGTCATGGAGaaaccaacagcaaagtcaaaggGCCCAAAGTCAAGGGAACAAAATTCAATATCGGAATGCCCAAAAAGAAAACTGGTGTTAGTGTAAAATCTGAGCATGAAATTGAAAATATTGAACCTGGTCTGACATCCACAATTCAGAACGGACACAAAGAGGGAAATATGAACATCCAAATGCCATGCGTTACGTTACCAAGTGTAAGTGTGAAAAGCAAAGAAGACTCAGAAGAAAGTGGCCTCCCGTCATCATGTACTGCAATCCCCAGGATTCCGGACATAGACTTTGATATCGGTACAGCACAAGATGAAGAAGACGACAAATTAGGCAAGAAgataaaaatccccaaatttggTGTCCCACTCCCGTCCCTGTCCTCCCGGGAAGGAAGAATGGAGATCCGAGGACCGGAGACCAAATATGAAGGCCCCAAAGTgaagaaagcagtttttgtTTTAGTAAATCCATCCCAAAGAGATGAGGTGACTTTAAATACAGGTGACGCCAAGGTGAAGATtcccaaatttcaaacaaaCACCATAGAAACATCTGTTAGCACACCTGGAATGTCAGTGTGCACCAGCCAACTAAGGTCAACTGACGACACACTCAAGCCAGAAGCTCCAAGTTCAAAGTTCCACTTTGAAACAGATGCACGACTTCACAGGGGCTTCAAAGATGAAGGAGTGGCAGCTAGTGGAAAAGTCAAACTTCCAAAGGTGGAATTCACTTCTCCTTATGGAAAGAAAGCTGCAGGTGACGCCAGCTTGGAAATCGCAACCAGACTGGGCAAACCTTCATCATCAGGGGAAGCTCCTAAAGGGCTCCAGATAAAACCAGGCAATGTTTCATTTGAAGGTTTTGTTGATGAGTCCTCAAAGGACGTCGTCACACAACACTCCAGAACACAAATGCTGCATCAGGACAGCTCGGCATCTCCAGCTTCTTTTACCATGGAATTCAGCTCATCAAAAGTCCAAACCTGGAGCAAAGGAGACATCAAAGGAGACCCCCAGGGGATAGAGGCCCCCC